The window CTGTAACGCAGGAATCTTTTTCCCGATCAACGGTAGACTGACGCCGAGTCCTCCCGCCACAAGAAGCAAAGCGATCGAACCAAGCTTCAACTTCGTCGCTTTCTCTGCTTCATCTTTAGATACAGCGTCACGATCATCGTGACTTGTACAATCACTCGAGGCACAACACATATGTAAACATATTAATATCAATACTACACAAACTCTCAACATAGTTGCTGAAGAACAGCCGCATTCAGACATGGggtttttagatattttttgcTATTATTTTGTAAGAGAGTAAAGTGTGAAGAGTTATGGTGAAGAAACGAAAGCTTTTTATAGAGAGAAAGCGAGAGAGAACCTTAACTTTTAATAAGCGAGTGGTCCATATATGTTAATAGCAGAATCTATATATTACGTAGAGTTGACCACTATATACGTAGAGTTTACCACTATACACATTTCTTTGTTTGTCGCGCacaaaagaatttgaaattcTCTTATTACTCTTATTGTATAACACTAAGTCATTTAAACAAAGTCTAGTCTAGATACAAACAGGAAGGAACATTTATGGAAAAGGTCGGCTTTAGAATTCATTGGTTACTATAAGAAATTCTTCAAGCATCTTAGATTGTAGTGTATGGATGGCTCAAACAAGACGCCCTTTCGATCTCTTCTAATCATTACTTATATCTATTTATACATTCTCTTGAGATATGCACTAATTAAACTAGGACGATGAACAATTCAAAGTATGTATATTTAAGGAACAACATGGAGCgtactgttttctttttaagtagGCATTGAATGGAACCATTTTGACGATTATGATAAAGTAGAAAAGAGATTAGCTGTGAATTATATAATCCTTGTAACTATTAGTTGTCAAGTTTAGTAGTACATGATCTCTAGCTTTTTCACTTTATCAAAAGCGAAAAATAGATGACTAAATATGAATTGAAAATGTGGAAGACATTTTTTtaacaagaaagtaaaatgtgAAGACAGAATGTCGTCATGTTAGTCTGTGAACCTGTGAACCGTGAGGTGAgtgattttaatttgatttctttagttTACTTTTTGGGTTCAAGAAATTTACGATGGTCTCATCTTCCTCTCAAGGTGGGAATGGGTGGGTAATGCTAGGCCAATCAAGCCACGTGTTTCGAATTCAGATTTCACCATCTCTACTTGAGTGTGATGGTTACCTGAACCCAATGATTTTTGGCCTTTTGTTTCTCTTGGTTTCAAGTCTTAAAAACTCTGAACTATAATTCAGATATAGACGTTTGAGGAAACAATTATTGGGTTTTATAAGAAGAGAAATCGCACAGAACtgatcccaaaacatcaatgttTGATCACGACGCTTAACTAGATTTTTGTGTAACTTTTATACCcttaaactagattttaacccgcgatACACCGCCgcattatgtatttttgtatattttatataacttactaaaaaaacattatgttggatcaaatatatgttttaaactttttaacaataatattgagatatttgtaattttattttctttatctatttaaaaattattattttcatttgaaatttaattaatcaaaattcttttattttggaatttaatcaatcaaaattagttgttgtgaaagtaaatatttatgtataatactttgtagttagtataaaattatttaaattttattcaccaatttgaaattatttagttttgtctatgagtatgatggagcgggttagtgttggtttttaacttctttcatataaaattaagttttaaaatattttgtttgtgtttttagaccaacccgcaaaaatatataagtgtactaatattaacctaattcccatcacatacttatgattatttttagtctaggtttggacccgtagataaaaaaaaatagttattaaaaaatagttagttttgtatctgagtatgatggagcgagttagtgttggtttttaacttctttcatataaaattaagttttaaaatattttgtttgtgtttttaaaccaacccgcaaaaatatataagtctactaatattaacctaatttCTATCACattcttatgattatttttagtttaggtttggacccgtgaataaataaaatttttcataaattattgttgcttttttagtattgttattgatatttacacaaataatattattgatattactcatatgactaaatttgatgtgttcactatttaaattgtgcaacaggatatatatatatatatatttgtatttgacatcataactctataaatgacacatgttttttagtaaaaaaaacttatatcattttgtggaggttaaaacaatatatatatatatagtataataaaatcatacattattagtttatttttatatttttttctacccattttgacatcaattactctatccattttaacatagaaaatattaaacaatttatgtataatGGAAAATATGTATAATGCCAAACCAATGATGgaaaatcgaaattgaataaGGTAAAAtactatagtttcttttttcattaaatttttttaaaatttgtgattaaaaaggaaaatagaaattgatgTTGCTCAGATATTtagggaaatatatatttccatactcgattttcctaatttttttttaattttttttattaaatattttaattacaatgaCATATGATGTAAATATTGTCCAACTTCAAACCTTATTCTGAAAAATACTccgaaaataataatatagatttgatCTTTTAATCTAATACTTCATTAGGATATCTACCAAAATGGTTTGCGTTAGTTTGGTAGTTGTGCTAAGTTTAAACATGTAAAAAGCATTGTTCACGTacgaaaagaaaacatatttaaatataactgatatttatatatgaaaaaaaaaatgtcgagcATCAATCAATCGTTCACAAACATCTACATGTGCATTGCCTATTCGAATTTAACATGAACGCAttcactctttttgttttctttctcatttcctATCAGAATTTTATCactaatattttacattccatgTAAATAATAAGATGGAAACGAAGAAAATGTCGATGGAgtgatgtatatataatatttttgacgATTGCACATTTCATTTGCTTAGTAATTAACACCAATATAATGATTTTCccgtaatttatatatacacacaaccataaaaattaaattataattatccACAATAACTATCCACAATGAATTAAGCCCAACATTACCCTAATAACTTcaatacaccaaaaaaaaaagaaaaaacacttcaatacaCCAACTTTATAATTATAGCCCATAATCTTCATTAGATTTCATAATCTTTGTGATATCAATAAAAAATACCTAAAtcataatttactttttaactttaaaaacaCTGCCTAATTGGTGATCTCATATCTCCAAACTTTGTATTTTGCCAGATATATTTccctaattaatttttaatatttttaagacATTCACTTTCTTATTTTGAGTGGTAACTTTTGTACATGATTCACTCGGTTAATGGTACATGACTATAGCTAGAACCGATAGCCAAAACATACTTTCAGTTTTTCTTTATcgttaaaaaaatcaatacaacaTTATTTGTCACAAATCGAAACTCTCTGTTTAATATATTCTACAACATCAGGATTATATATacgctttttttttggtcaactgaaTTATATTGATGGATATATAAGCTATATAACATCAGGACTATTTATAAGCtatacaaaacatttatatcCTCATCTATTAAACTAGCAAAAGTTATTCGAACACATACCGGGTGGTTTACTTACAGAAATATGTCTTCCGGTCCCGTTTTTGTGTACTGAGATATTTTTACGATGTACCGGTTTAGTGAACCGAGTCATTGCATAATTGaacatttatttataagaaagaaaagtaaaaaaaaagaaaaaaagaaaaaagaaataaaacatttgcattgagcgagagagagagagagagagagaggaaagcaGAAGAAGCAATCGTGAGAGACTCTCGAGTCTTCCTGAGTCACTCCCCCTCTCCTCTCACACCTCTTTGCTTCGGCGACGACGGCGAATTTGGGAGAGATAAAGAGAGCTAACAACATCTTTCCCTTCAATTACcttgttagggttttgtattttgtgttcttgattcttcttcacaATGGTACGCGCTTTCTCCTTCATCCACTTTTGGGTTTACGAATCCTCTAATGGCGTctgtgctttttttttgttttgtttttgtgtgtttggagtTTCATTTCAAAGTCTAGTAGAAACGAACAAGGCTCCCTTAATTTTGCGATTTCAGTGATGATTGGCATCTTTTGTGAGTATATAATCGTGTATgattactttttgtttcttcagcaTAAGTTGAATCGAAACAACCGTGACAAACTTCAGCAGTTCGTGGATATCACAGGAGCTAGGTAACTGGATCTATCCCCATGAGCTAGGCTTAGTTTTACTGTAGATTTGTTGTTACATAAGGCCAATACAAGGAACTGTATCTGTAGTTTGATAGCAAACGTATTTGTAACATTTGTTGGGTTTGTCTATATTATTATCTCAAATTGTGTTTTGGTTTGACCTGTTAAATTGTATTTGGGCAGTGAGAAGAGTGCTCTTCAGGCTCTCAAAGCCACTGATTGGCACCTTGAAGCAGCCTTTGATGTGTTTTACAGCCAGCCTCACCCAAGAACCAATTCTTCTGATGTAAGACGCTTGGAGGAGCTCTACAATAGATATAAAGGCAAGCTACTTGTTGCTCTCTGAGTTGATCAAAGCCACTGTTTGATATCATTTGTGTTCCTTTTGCATTAACAATGTTGTGTTGCATTTTGCAGACCAATATTCTGATATGATTCTAGCAGAGGGTATCTCGAATCTGTGTAATGATCTTGAGGTATTATATTTGTCTTCTTGAATATATGCTTAAGAATGATGTGGTTTATCTTACACAGTGTTAATTAAAACTGTCTTGAATTCAATCTCCAGGTGGAACCACAAGACATAGTCACGGTATGTTTATCCTGAAACATTTTCCTATAACTAGCTTGCGTGTATctggtttttttacttttgcctTAAGGATGCCACCCAGTATGAGTTATAGAGGAACAGATTGAAAGTAGAGTTTTAACTCATTGGTTTCTCACTGGTTGCTCTGGGTTTTCGTGTTCATCTTCTGGATATTTACTTATTCCAATTTCAGTTGGTTCTTTCGTGGCATATGAATGCTGCCACAGCGTGTGAATTTTCTAAGCAAGAATTTATCACTGGATTACAGGCGTTAGGGTGAGTTAACTAGCCTTGATGCTTTTcgattttgtaacatttttaccTGATGAGGGGTCTTTTTATGTGGAGTACTAAGACTCAATTTTCTGATGGCAGTGTAGATTCAGTTGGGAAGTTGCGCGAAAAGCTGCCATTTATGCGTTCTGAGCTAAAAGATGAACGTAAGTAGAAAAATGAGTGGCCATTCTTTATCTGGTTCACAATTTGATTGATGGAAAGTCCTACGTTAGCTGACATTTGTGTAATGTTCTTCTTGTGCATTTATCTTGTTCAGAAAAGTTCCATGATATATACAACTTTGCGTTTGGGTGGGCGAAAGAGAAGGTAAAAACCTTGATATGAGGTATTTGCCTCTAggatatgttgttttttttcagaGGCTAGTGACAAATATTTTAATGGTAAAATGTTTCAGGGGCAAAAATCTCTTGCTCTAGATACGGCGATCGGGATGTGGCAGTTGTTATTTGCAGAAAGAGAGTGGCCGTTGGTAACTCACTGGTGTGATTTCTTGCAGGTAAACACTCGAGTATAATATATCATCAAGGCATCTTCTATCTTATTTGTTGCTTCTGATacaattttgtttccaaaaatcagGATCGTCATAACAAGGCCATATCTAAGGACACATGGGCGCAGCTCCTGGAATTTTCAAGGGTAAGAGAAAAACTAGATACAGCTGTCAATGAGTTTACATTATTGCAACTATGATGGAGTAGCGTTGATATATGGATTGAGACAATATTTTTGTGAATGCAGATGGTCGACCCTGTGCTGTCGAATTATGATGCAGAAGGAGCATGGCCTTACCTCATTGATGAATTCGTTGAGTACCTGTATGACAAGAATGTCGTTGAGAAGTGATCAGCCAACTGGGAGAAGTAATTTGTTCTATCTTACAATGTTCCTTTCGTCTCATTATTTTAATAGACTTTACAGATTTCTATTGTGTTTCTGGTCAGAATCTTGAAATTGATTATTAAATAAGTCAGCTTTTCAACTTTTATGACTTGTCTTAGTATAATGAAACCAAAATTGCTCCTCTATCTGTTGTTTACCAATAATCATTGCACGAACAAACTCCATTCTTAAAATGATGGAACCGATTTGTGTCTCTCACGACAATCTCTCTGCCTACAAGCTTTGAGATAAGCTTTGTTGCAGCGTGGCAGTTCACACACGCTCTTAGATTCTTTGTGATCCGCAGTGTTGTCCCTTGGGGTGTACTTATGAGTCCATATGCGATCGCTATCCTCTCACTGTGGTTGCACAGAGtctcttcagcttcttcatcGTTGAGATCGTGCAATGAAGCATCCTTGTATGCCACAAATCCACCTTCCTTTAGTCTGCTCTCTATCCACTCTACttgtctctctatctctttgtATCTCGGATGTGACTTATCACCCACTCGGAAAGCCTCCAACCTTCCCCTTACTTCAACCCAGCTGCATCCAACGTCTTTGCTCAATCCTTTCTCCTTCATTCTCACCCGCACCTCTGCAACACGCTCCCACAAACGAGCTGCAGCATATAGATTTGAGAGCTGCACGTAGTGGCCTGTGTTGGATGGATCTATAGCAAAAAGCTGTTGAGCTGCGTATTCTCCCAGTTCCACATGGCGATGCTTCTTGCACGCGCTTAGGAGGGCTCCCCAAACTGTTACACCGGGCTGGACTGGCATACATTTGATCACTTCATAAGCTTGATCCATATGACCAGCCCGCCCGAGAAGATCAATTACGCATGCATAGTGTTGCTGTTGTGGATTTATTTTGTGATCTGTCATCCTGTTGAAGAACCACCAGCCTTCTCTTACCAAGCCTGAGTGGTTACAGGCCATGAGGAGCCCCAGAAAAGTGATGTCATTGGGATGCACTCCATCACGTTCCATTATACGGTACAGACTGATTGCTTCTCTTGCCCGCCCGTGCAATCCATACCCAACAATCATAGCACTCCACACCACAACATCCCTGTCAAGAGTTCGGTCAAAAACCGATCTTGCACACTCTACACTACCACATTTAGCAAACATATCAATTAGGGCGCTGCTAATGAAAACGTCATCCCTGTAGTCTGTCCTGCCTACATATTCGTCCATCCAGCGAGCCTGCTCAAGAGAACCAACTTGAGCGCAAGCTGAAACGGCAGATGTTATAGAGATGGTGTCGGGTCTGACATCTTTCTCAATCATCTCATGAAACATATCAATAGCATCCTTGGCATAACCGTTCTTAGCGTAGCCAGAGATCATTGCGTTCCACAAAATAAGGTTGGGTGACTTCATCTTATCAAACAGAACTTTAGCAGTTGCGACTTGTCCGCATTTTGCATACATGGTGTTGAGAGAGATGAGCAAGTCAGGCTCTGTTTCAAGACCCATCTTCACAACAGAAGCATGAACAGATCTCCCTTGCTCCAAATCCTGTAAGCAAGTGAAAGCATTGAGAACACTAACGAGAGATACCCAGTCTGGCTTCACACCCACCTTCCTCATCTGACTAAAAATCTCAAGAGCTTCCACAGGCTCACCGTTTTGAGCATAAGCTGAAACAATAGCCGTCCATGATACAATCGTTCTCTCAGTCAATGGCACCCCTTTAAACACAGTTCTCGCGGACCCTAAACGCCTACATTTTGCGTACAAGGCAATAAGACCGTTCTGAACAAACACATCATCCTCAAATCCAAGCCTAAACACCTGAGCGTGAACAAGCCGACCCACGGGAAGGTGAGACAAACCGCCGCAAGCTTTAAGAAGATGAGGGAAAGTGAAAGAATCAGGAGAAACACGAGCGAGCTGCATCTTGGAATACATGAGAAGTGCATCTTGGAAGTAATTGTTTCTGGAATAACCCCTGATGATAGCATTCCAGGGGTATATTTGAGGGTGAGGTAAACCGTCGAACACCTGGCGTGCGAAAGTAACGTCTCCAAAAGAAGAGCTTGCTTGAATGAGTTTGGTGATCAAGAAACCACTGAACTGCAAACCAAGTACTAGTAAATGTGCGTGGATTTGTCTCAGCTGAGATTTACGAGTGGAGCTATCTATAAGCGACGCGTAGAAAGAATCAGAGTGGATTCCTGAATTggctgcaaccaaaaaaaaaaaacaagaacagagTTTCACATCATatgagagttttgtttttggggatCGAAAACAGCAAATTTagagttcttcttcttactgTAGAGTAAAGGAGAAGCAAGAAGAGATGCTTCCGCCGACATTGCTGcctcatttctttttcattcttcGTTTGGTTATTTTGTCTTTGTCTCCTTCAGAGTTTACATTTTTTCATATCGATTTTgaattctatttatatttttctgaaaatttattttatttatggaatttttgTGAACTTTTTGTTGTTGGGCTTGGGCctattctcctttttttttttttttttttttttttNTGTTTTTTTGTATTCAGTTAAAAAAGATATATTCGGAAGATAAATAATACCAATTTAAAATGGAAATCCAATTgaagttatataaattaattattgagggaaaaaaaataataactaaatgagTA is drawn from Camelina sativa cultivar DH55 chromosome 1, Cs, whole genome shotgun sequence and contains these coding sequences:
- the LOC104776975 gene encoding DCN1-like protein 1, whose amino-acid sequence is MHKLNRNNRDKLQQFVDITGASEKSALQALKATDWHLEAAFDVFYSQPHPRTNSSDVRRLEELYNRYKDQYSDMILAEGISNLCNDLEVEPQDIVTLVLSWHMNAATACEFSKQEFITGLQALGVDSVGKLREKLPFMRSELKDEQKFHDIYNFAFGWAKEKGQKSLALDTAIGMWQLLFAEREWPLVTHWCDFLQDRHNKAISKDTWAQLLEFSRMVDPVLSNYDAEGAWPYLIDEFVEYLYDKNVVEK
- the LOC104776965 gene encoding pentatricopeptide repeat-containing protein At3g12770; the protein is MSAEASLLASPLLYTNSGIHSDSFYASLIDSSTRKSQLRQIHAHLLVLGLQFSGFLITKLIQASSSFGDVTFARQVFDGLPHPQIYPWNAIIRGYSRNNYFQDALLMYSKMQLARVSPDSFTFPHLLKACGGLSHLPVGRLVHAQVFRLGFEDDVFVQNGLIALYAKCRRLGSARTVFKGVPLTERTIVSWTAIVSAYAQNGEPVEALEIFSQMRKVGVKPDWVSLVSVLNAFTCLQDLEQGRSVHASVVKMGLETEPDLLISLNTMYAKCGQVATAKVLFDKMKSPNLILWNAMISGYAKNGYAKDAIDMFHEMIEKDVRPDTISITSAVSACAQVGSLEQARWMDEYVGRTDYRDDVFISSALIDMFAKCGSVECARSVFDRTLDRDVVVWSAMIVGYGLHGRAREAISLYRIMERDGVHPNDITFLGLLMACNHSGLVREGWWFFNRMTDHKINPQQQHYACVIDLLGRAGHMDQAYEVIKCMPVQPGVTVWGALLSACKKHRHVELGEYAAQQLFAIDPSNTGHYVQLSNLYAAARLWERVAEVRVRMKEKGLSKDVGCSWVEVRGRLEAFRVGDKSHPRYKEIERQVEWIESRLKEGGFVAYKDASLHDLNDEEAEETLCNHSERIAIAYGLISTPQGTTLRITKNLRACVNCHAATKLISKLVGREIVVRDTNRFHHFKNGVCSCNDYW